In one window of Pieris brassicae chromosome 10, ilPieBrab1.1, whole genome shotgun sequence DNA:
- the LOC123714830 gene encoding regulation of nuclear pre-mRNA domain-containing protein 1B isoform X2: MAGFTENALIRKLQDLNSSQQSIQTLSLWLIHHRKHHAAVVKTWYKELLKVKDSKQLTFMYLANDVIQNSKKKGPEYGKEFGEVLVDAFKLMAKTGINTKTKHSLHRILGIWEERGVYDANKIQEYKVAVDPNDAIPSKVSKRKSIDTEPKDPEKKPKLESREKGEKRRYSETKVEVDGKIETHITLSPKTPPGDPPEPEELIKALLELESSASSDEAVRERIASLPPEVSEVQLLSKLEDKEAALNLSTVVNSAVELLAEYNLRLADELDKRRKVAGMLRDFAQAQRDLAKHAEARLEEYNIKLQKLYAVKAEVKSHIESLPDVSRLPDVTD; the protein is encoded by the exons ATGGCTGGCTTCACGGAAAACGCGTTGATTCGAAAACTGCAGGATTTGAATTCTAGCCAACAAAGTATTCAAACACTGTCACTGTGGCTTATACATCATAGAAAACACCACGCTGCCGTAGTTAAAACATGGTATAAAGAATTACTGAAAG TAAAAGATAGTAAACAGCttacatttatgtatctgGCTAATGATGTTATACAAAATAGCAAGAAAAAAGGTCCTGAATATGGAAAGGAATTTGGTGAAGTACTTGTAGATGCATTTAAACTTATGGCAAAAACTGGTAtcaatacaaaaactaaacattctCTGCATAGGATATTGGGTATATGGGAAGAAAGAGGGGTATACGatgcaaataaaattcaaGAATATAAAGTTGCTG TGGATCCAAATGATGCTATTCCAAGTAAAGTTAGCAAGCGAAAGTCCATAGATACAGAGCCAAAGGACCCAGAAAAGAAACCAAAGTTGGAGAGCCGCGAAAAGGGTGAGAAAAGAAGGTATAGTGAGACCAAGGTTGAAGTGGATGGAAAAATTGAAACTCATATCACACTTAGCCCAAAGACACCTCCTGGTGACCCACCAGAACCTGAAGAACTTATTAAG GCGTTGTTAGAATTGGAGTCTAGTGCCTCAAGTGATGAAGCAGTGAGGGAGAGAATCGCCTCCCTCCCGCCAGAGGTCTCCGAAGTGCAATTATTGTCGAAATTGGAAG ataaagaGGCAGCCCTAAATCTTAGCACAGTAGTTAATTCGGCGGTCGAACTACTGGCCGAGTACAATTTACGTCTCGCAGACGAACTCGACAAAAGGCGGAAAGTGGCAGGCATGTTGAGAGACTTCGCTCAAGCGCAACGCGATCTTGCCAAACACGCGGAAGCGAGGCTTGAG gaatacaatattaaactcCAGAAGTTGTATGCTGTGAAAGCGGAAGTAAAATCTCACATTGAGAGTCTTCCCGACGTATCCCGTCTTCCAGATGTAACAG ATTGA
- the LOC123714830 gene encoding regulation of nuclear pre-mRNA domain-containing protein 1B isoform X1: MAGFTENALIRKLQDLNSSQQSIQTLSLWLIHHRKHHAAVVKTWYKELLKVKDSKQLTFMYLANDVIQNSKKKGPEYGKEFGEVLVDAFKLMAKTGINTKTKHSLHRILGIWEERGVYDANKIQEYKVAVDPNDAIPSKVSKRKSIDTEPKDPEKKPKLESREKGEKRRYSETKVEVDGKIETHITLSPKTPPGDPPEPEELIKALLELESSASSDEAVRERIASLPPEVSEVQLLSKLEDKEAALNLSTVVNSAVELLAEYNLRLADELDKRRKVAGMLRDFAQAQRDLAKHAEARLEEYNIKLQKLYAVKAEVKSHIESLPDVSRLPDVTGGLAPLPSAGDLFSI; this comes from the exons ATGGCTGGCTTCACGGAAAACGCGTTGATTCGAAAACTGCAGGATTTGAATTCTAGCCAACAAAGTATTCAAACACTGTCACTGTGGCTTATACATCATAGAAAACACCACGCTGCCGTAGTTAAAACATGGTATAAAGAATTACTGAAAG TAAAAGATAGTAAACAGCttacatttatgtatctgGCTAATGATGTTATACAAAATAGCAAGAAAAAAGGTCCTGAATATGGAAAGGAATTTGGTGAAGTACTTGTAGATGCATTTAAACTTATGGCAAAAACTGGTAtcaatacaaaaactaaacattctCTGCATAGGATATTGGGTATATGGGAAGAAAGAGGGGTATACGatgcaaataaaattcaaGAATATAAAGTTGCTG TGGATCCAAATGATGCTATTCCAAGTAAAGTTAGCAAGCGAAAGTCCATAGATACAGAGCCAAAGGACCCAGAAAAGAAACCAAAGTTGGAGAGCCGCGAAAAGGGTGAGAAAAGAAGGTATAGTGAGACCAAGGTTGAAGTGGATGGAAAAATTGAAACTCATATCACACTTAGCCCAAAGACACCTCCTGGTGACCCACCAGAACCTGAAGAACTTATTAAG GCGTTGTTAGAATTGGAGTCTAGTGCCTCAAGTGATGAAGCAGTGAGGGAGAGAATCGCCTCCCTCCCGCCAGAGGTCTCCGAAGTGCAATTATTGTCGAAATTGGAAG ataaagaGGCAGCCCTAAATCTTAGCACAGTAGTTAATTCGGCGGTCGAACTACTGGCCGAGTACAATTTACGTCTCGCAGACGAACTCGACAAAAGGCGGAAAGTGGCAGGCATGTTGAGAGACTTCGCTCAAGCGCAACGCGATCTTGCCAAACACGCGGAAGCGAGGCTTGAG gaatacaatattaaactcCAGAAGTTGTATGCTGTGAAAGCGGAAGTAAAATCTCACATTGAGAGTCTTCCCGACGTATCCCGTCTTCCAGATGTAACAGGTGGTTTAGCGCCTCTACCCTCCGCCGGGGACCTATTTAGCATTTAG